tttttaatattgtttctgATAAAGGAACAGCAGATAAGTAGTTCAAATGCTTCTCTAAATAaggagaattttggataaatcggctagtatttttattatgagcAATCTGATGTTTGCAGACGTCATTTTAGAGGCTCCTGAAGTTGCTGAACAAATTATGTTTATCCACGCTTTTACTCGCCTAAATCACAATCGCGTAATGGACTACTACGTATCTTGAAGAAAACCTTGCACAAGTTGTTCACTATGCCCAGCTCCTCAGTTATTCCTTCGACGTGGCAAAGCTTCAGGTGAGCAGAGTGCACTTACTTTCAGCCACCTGGCACCCCGTCCCCACGGCATTTTCCGTTCTAAAACAACCCTAGGACAAATAACtccatttgttctgttttactgACAATAAAAGACACTTTCAATAAACACTAAGCCCGCATCCTCTCCTTTATACGTGTCTATTTAAACAGGATACAGAACTCAGGTGACCCCTTTCCCTGCCTCCCATATGCAGGAGGTTGGTCAGCACATGACACGAACCCTGTTTCTGGGAAATTAGCTGTAACACGTGGCTTTGCAGCTAGTATCATCtatgcgttttatgcacctagtCGAgcgatgaacgtcggtgcatcaacatcaagtggaaagaaacaaactaggttttcttaaagaatcacatctctgcagctatgtctctttctcctaatgtaatcaTAATgcgcacattgtattttcgctgcGATACGtcgcgctttggagaaaagcgtctgctgaataaatgtaaatgtaatgtaaatgtttgttgtgCGAGTGGGCGTATTTAAATATAAGTAACTATATACACGCGTGTCATAAGCCTCAGAAACAGATCCACAGCTAAGCTTACTTTTCTTGTTTGTTGCGtcattacatattattattattattattattatgtcgaATAACAATCTTAGAgttttacaacaaaaaactgtaaaacatcGTATTGCCGTTgttcacattatttattactttattactaTTTAACTTAACCTCAAGATTAAACTATTAATAGTTCGATTTACTGATGCAGCATAGGTTCATGCCTTGTTAAAATGAGCATTCCTGGGATTCTCTAGACCTGGTTGGTGCTTTAGTCGCAGCTGCGggtctttaaccactacgctacctgtgTTTTCGACTGCACTGTAAGTGGAGTTCATACACATTCCCCCTTTGGCCCCTTTCCAGATCATAAGCGCTCATCTTCCGAGGCGCCCGACGCTGCGCTGCATCATTAACTCCACAAACGCTTACTCAAACACTCCTATTATGTGCACATTACTTCtcttgaaaaatgtgttacttCGCGTGCGTTTTCCTGCATCCCCGAAATCAATCTCACATGGATCTAATAATCAAAACTGCTTTCATTACCCACAGTGCCATGATCCCCAAAAGGGAAACAGCTTTAAAATATGCAGGCCTATTtggaacaaaaaatataataattatacaaatagcaataaaaataaatcattaaaaaaataaatctgaaccGCTATACATCTTTTACTTTGAATATATAATAACATTTCACTGCAGTCCCTTTTCTGTCAAGAGCGAATGAGTGCctcaaagtgaataaataaatacacaaattaaaaaagaaaaaggctgtgttttatattcagttttattccttttccaATGTTTTCGTTTCGCTTATATACAAATGGacctataaaaatatatataattaagaCTTTGACAATAGTTTAAATTTACAATCAGAAATACAATATAGAAAGCCTTGTTCACATGTTTATTTGTCGTCCTTGTCTTTGCACAAACCAGAATGGCACAATGAGTCCTAAAATAGTATCAGAGATAAAATATAGTCTGTACACATCTGATCAAGTCGAATTCAGCGGCAATGTGTACTGAaaactgaagtgttttttttttttttttttttttttttgttcaccgAACCAAAAGCAAAACTCAAAATGTTGTTAAAAAGTGTCGTTAAGTTTTACGGTCAACTGAAATCATATTGCATAGAGATGATTTCATACCTTCAACATAACACCGCTGATCTGCACCTATGTTTTGCGTctttacacaaaacaataaaacaaagtttagaaaaatgaaattctgaTCGAGCTAAAAGCCACCAACACCGCCGCACCAGAGAATGctacagtacaaacacacattcatttttctcagtttccACATGCATCTGTATCATTTGCACATGATATTGGAAAAACACAGGGCCCTCTTCCATCAGGTTAACACATGAACTGGCTATTTATAAATATAGTGCTTCTATGTAGTGGATGAGCTCTTGAAATGAGTTAAACTAATCTGTGGCTCAACTTGATGTTTCCGTTGTGTTTTTGCAGCAGGGGTGCGCTGTCCTGGCCCTGGGAGTGAGGTAGGAGGAGGATGTCACTCACTCAGTGCACGCCATGCAGAGTCTCCGGCTGCTGCTTGATCAGGGGGCTGGGGGGCTTTCTGTCTCCTGTCGGTGGGAAACAGGACAAGTGTTTGCCTCAGTATTTTGATGAGGCAAACACTTGTTTTCACCAGCTTTTATGCGCATAGTTTCAAACCACAGAGCAATTCTATCCACATCACAGTTCTATCCATACAGTATTTCTACCCCATAACCACATATATCCACGTAACATTCCCATCCCTATATTCTATCCATTTGGCATTTATATTCACTTAACATGTCTGCCCCTGTAGCACTTCTATTCACAAAGTAATTCTGTCCACATAGGATTTCTATCCCTAAATTAATTCTATCCATAAAGCTTTTCTGCCCATTTAGCAGGTCTATCCTCACAGCACTTCTATACACATAGAGCTTCTGTTTATATAGCTTTCTAGCCACATAGCATTTCTGTCCTGATATTCATTCTACCTATAAAGGTTGTACACATTTACATCCACATAACTTTTCTATCCCAGTAGCACTTCTGTTTACAAAGTAACTCTACCCACATAGATTTTCTACCCATTTACCAGTACAATCTCCACAACACTTCTAACCACCAGCAAGACCTGGTTCTCTCATCATCCTCACTGAAGCTACATACTCTTGATAATGATGCAAGTGGTACCCAGCTAGACTAAGGAGTGTCCGCACATCTCATGTGGCTTCACCAGAAACAGgattaattttactttatcatTATCATGCCTACCAATAATAACGAAGTTTTTTAGAAATCAGCTTCATCCTAATTTGTCTCCATCTGTTTCTTATGCCTTTTATACTACTGCTTTGCTCAAGCCTTGTAGAACACTGCAAGTCACATTGGACTAGGGCATCAgatgaataacaataatttcaGCTGTCacaaataatttcaattttaagTTAATGTTCTACAAATTTAGATTTCCTTATATTTCTATTTAGCGCCATCCTTAATGAGTTATAAATAATAAGCAGGAATGTATTTGGACTAAATAATATATCTCCGTactgtttaaaaatatcagaaatataTCAGCTTGACCTGAAAGCAAAATTATAAAGCAAACTCCTATTAAACTCAGTTTCAGTTTATAGAAACTCCAGTTAAATTCAATTTTGTCACAGGCACATgcaaacacataaacatacaaTGAGTTAGCTCAAATctgttattttcaaaaatctttGAAAACCAGACATAGgtctattttattttcaaagaacGAAATCTGAaggattttaacattttttcaagcaacacacaaataataataaatcacatttttgccTTAAGGATGAATCCTGTATAATTGCGATGGCTGtgtaaaaacacttttatttcaaaGACAAATGTGATCTATAATAGAAATATTGCTGCAAAATCAAGGAACTTGACAGCCCACGAATACCGCGCCAGTTCCGTTTTGCGGTTAAGAATTTGgcaaaaatttaaatactgCGCGCGCAAATTAACGTACCATCTCGCGCTGGATGTTTGAAGGACATGGCAGGGTGAAGGTCTCCCGCGTGCGCCGTCATGCCGCCGCCCGCGTGCGACAGGCTCGAGCTCTGAGACTGCCAGTGGTGCCCCGGGGTCACGTAGCCGCCCGCGGGCCCGCCATACACCCCGTACTGGTTGGAGGCGGAATAAGCGCACGCGGGCACGTAAGTGGAGATGTTGTGCGATGCCTGGAGGTGTAGAACAGTGAGAGATTGAAGGGAAAATAGGTGTGAACACAAATCGAATGTACTCTTTTATTGTTGTATTACTGTGAGATCAGTACTAGAGCAAAagcaaattaatacatttcccGTTACGCATGGAATAAGACTTAAAAATGACGCTATAAAATGACATCAGCCGGTACAATATTCATTGATACTTACATTTACCGTAATCGCTGTAATAGAAACTCTTAAATGCGTTCTCTCTCACACGAACACaagcctctctctctttctcccgctctctctctctctgacacacacacacacacacacacacacacacatatacctACAGGGAAGAACGTTCACGTAATTGCTCTAAATTTTGCCGAAAATACGTCTAGGCAATGtttctattaaaatgtttagtCAACATTAAGCCCCTCGGAATAAACTTAATCAGTGAGCTTTAATCGAAGATCATTTTGGtacctttttatttttggtttcacTCTTTCTACTGTGGGCTCATTTACCTGAGGGTATTTAATGTCGGCATCAATAGCGGACTTGTCCAGTCCGTTGACACAGTGGGCCGTGGGGAATGTGGTCCTGTTCACACCGGGCCAGTCCTCCATTTTCGGTGGATATCCATCTGCTCCGGCGATCGCTACCGAgacaaaatcacatttataaGTACATTCATCACAGCATTAATAAGaaatgagggagaaaaaaaatacctttttatttctaaaaaacaaggcaaaaacaataacaaaaacaaaggctAAAACAACCTTTATTACCACGATGCAAGGGCGAAAAATCGAAACGACTTAATCATAGAAAGAGTATGATATCGGTATATTATGTATACTATATAATACATTAAACGATTATAATGGACTATACATTATAATAAATGTGCCAGTAGTTTTGTGTGCAGCCGTATTAACAAGCTTgtttggattttatttatttgtttttccactttttttaccaatttttttttttttttcaaattagtATTGTAAAGAAATTATGGTCCATATTTAAATGGTCTCGATTGATTGATGTTAGTTTTCGGACATCTCCAGGCCTAATATTGTATCCATGTCCATCCAAACGTCAAGAAATGCAGTTTCAGTTGGCATTACTATGCTGTAAACTAATAGTTTAATATAAAAGTGCTTACAGCTTCTGTATCCAGATCATTTGTAACTGATGGTCATATTTTTCAAAAGCTTGAAGAAAACGATTGTTTCgtccaaaatcaaaatctgACACTTAAACATATACAGACATTTCAAAAACACCCGGCACCTTCATGGcgtgtattttatatattttgcacCTCCttttaaatgacagttttaaTCATAGCCAACATTAGAACCTTTTCGgcacttgatttttttctttgtatacaaatgtaaataaacattaattcacACTTTTTAGCAAttctttgaaaatataaatgtgtattgATAGGTGACATCCCTGCTTTCGGGAAACTTAATCTGTTAAATTGATCAAATTGTGCAAAGTTCACAGTGGATCATTTCCTTATGAATGTTAAACCGAAATcctatttaattttaataccgTGGAACCATATAACGATCTGTATAGATGAAATGCACTCTTGGACTAGAAATTAAAATGGCAATGGTATAAAAGTAATGCCGAAAGCGCCACGAACCTGCGGGGTCCATGAAGGCCCGGATGCCCAGGATGTTGCTCACAGTGTGCACGGACGGCCACGCTCTCGAGATGCCCACGTGACCCGGCGTGACGGGCACCCCGGGGGGGCTGCTCACTTTGGTGCCCGTGGGCGACAGCGCGCCGGGGTACGAGTAGGGGTACACGTGGTTGTAGGAGAGCGCGTGCTGCGACGAGGGCGGTTTGGTGTTTTCGTACTGCACGGGCTGCGAGAGGTTTCCGATCTTGTTCCTCAGGATGCGGCTTATGGAGCTCACTGAGGGCACGTTGTATTTGTCGCAAACGCCATCCGCGAGGAGCCGGTCTCGGATCTCCCACGCGAAGATTCCCGGGTCCCCTTGTTTGTAATCCCTTATGCTCTTAACCACGTTGGGTGTCGTAACCCTGGGTTTGCTCCCCCCGATTGCACCGGGCAAGATGGAGCCCGTCTCGTTGTACCGAGCCAGGATCTTGCTCACACAGCCGTGGGAGACCC
This genomic window from Scleropages formosus chromosome 1, fSclFor1.1, whole genome shotgun sequence contains:
- the pax1b gene encoding paired box protein Pax-1; its protein translation is MDQTYGEVNQLGGVFVNGRPLPNAIRIRIVELAQLGIRPCDISRQLRVSHGCVSKILARYNETGSILPGAIGGSKPRVTTPNVVKSIRDYKQGDPGIFAWEIRDRLLADGVCDKYNVPSVSSISRILRNKIGNLSQPVQYENTKPPSSQHALSYNHVYPYSYPGALSPTGTKVSSPPGVPVTPGHVGISRAWPSVHTVSNILGIRAFMDPAAIAGADGYPPKMEDWPGVNRTTFPTAHCVNGLDKSAIDADIKYPQASHNISTYVPACAYSASNQYGVYGGPAGGYVTPGHHWQSQSSSLSHAGGGMTAHAGDLHPAMSFKHPARDGDRKPPSPLIKQQPETLHGVH